A single Botrytis cinerea B05.10 chromosome 1, complete sequence DNA region contains:
- the BcCHSIV gene encoding BcCHSIV gives MSPPRRLDHSESHRSHHYRNNSRRAQVQDEETVYYTLPPASPTHESRPSKSSFADTASSPMTPTMSREPISPSRNTTPATAMSRKRSLIRPERNRIDENHPNYHYRQHAANMDTQPSTTGNNPIMEDIEADAANTDTSGLRSSGEAESDIAPPVKRPTRGHGAGPGDLASNEKAGFASKSRGGNKLKRERVPKMSKEEKERQKALDTVKPPSLWNVYCAIVTFWCPGFVLKCFGFSSKAQQRAWREKMGLISIILSIMAVVGFLTFGFTATVCGTGSGLRLQVNHVDSGYMIFHGNAYDLSKSEHPAATGITNGANVLYDLPQKYGGMDGSFLFQNVNGKCKGLITLADGSDVPTNSDKDLAWYFPCHAFNQDGSSSPNETVGAYFGYACHLQADARSSFYGLNSAGAVYFTWDDIKNSSRNLMVYSGNVLDLDLLKWFNTTQVSVPSRFSTLSDHTSAANAAVRGRDVTHAFQSSEDRKIAQCLEQIIKVGSVDTKTVGCIASQVVLYVSLAFIVAIVLVKFVLALIFQWFIASKYAASKTSQSSDPKKRQQQIEEWSDDIYRAPPRMAGDIGSSAAGSGSDRTSKRASVFLPTTSRFSNPYAAADRSSRVGRPQPTTMASQASTAQLIPPNPMFRNQNNSRNSLLRTDNANDLDGAGPTSFIHDLVVPQPPKEWEPYGFPLAHAILLVTAYSEGELGIRTTLDSIATTDYPNSHKTILVICDGIIKGEGEPKATPEIVLGMMKDFVTPVDEVPAYSYVAVERGSKRHNMAKVYAGFYDYGADSTINVNRQLRVPMVCIVKCGTPDEATHRKPGNRGKRDSQIILMSFLQKVMFDERMTELEFEIFNGFYQISGIFPDMYEVVLMVDADTKVFPDSLTHMVSAMVKDPEIMGLCGETKIANKRASFTTAIQVFEYFISHHSVKSFESIFGGVTCLPGCFSMYRIKAPKGGNYWVPILANPDVVEHYSDNVVDTLHKKNLLLLGEDRYLSTLMLRTFPKRKQVFVPQAVCKTQVPDSLWILMSQRRRWINSTVHNLMELVLVRDLCGTFCFSMQFVVFIDLVSTLVLPAAIAFTIYVVIISIIRRPVQVIPLVLLAFILGLPAVLIVVTAHRWVYILWMMIYLVSLPIWNFLLPAYAFWKFDDFSWGDTRKTAGEKTKKAGIEYEGEFDSSKITMKRWKEFERERIIRSNPSWVDSNTSLNKENHRWQQHQYDDYADS, from the exons ATGTCTCCTCCTAGGCGACTTGATCATAGTGAATCACATAGATCTCACCACTATCGAAACAATTCGCGGCGCGCACAAgttcaagatgaagaaactgTCTATTATACTCTACCCCCAGCTTCGCCTACACATGAAAGTCGACCTTCGAAATCTTCCTTCGCCGACACAGCATCATCTCCAATGACTCCGACAATGTCTCGGGAACCAATCTCGCCATCGCGAAATACCACACCTGCGACGGCGATGTCGAGAAAGCGAAGTCTTATTCGCCCAGAACGTAATAGAATCGATGAAAACCATCCCAACTACCATTATCGCCAACATGCCGCCAATATGGACACCCAACCTTCAACGACTGGCAACAATCCCATAATGGAAGATATAGAGGCAGATGCTGCGAATACAGACACTTCGGGGCTTCGATCGTCGGGGGAAGCGGAATCTGATATTGCACCACCCGTAAAGCGGCCCACCCGCGGTCATGGAGCCGGACCAGGAGATCTCGCCTCGAACGAAAAGGCTGGATTTGCTTCAAAGTCTCGAGGAGGAAATAaattgaagagggagagggtgCCAAAAATGTccaaggaggagaaggaaaggcAAAAGGCTCTCGACACTGTCAAACCACCTAGTCTTTGGAATGTTTATTGCGCCATTGTGACCTTCTGGTGCCCTGGTTTTGTTCTCAAGTGTTTCGGCTTCAGTTCTAAAGCACAGCAAAGAGcttggagagaaaagatggGTTTGATCAGCATTATTCTCTCTATCATGGCAGTTGTAGGATTCTTGACATTTGGATTTACTGCAACAGTGTGTGGGACGGGTTCAGGTCTGCGATTACAAGTCAACCATGTGGATTCTGGATATATGATCTTCCACGGTAACGCGTATGATCTTTCGAAATCTGAACATCCCGCTGCAACAGGCATCACAAATGGGGCAAACGTTCTGTATGATTTGCCCCAAAAGTATGGGGGTATGGACGGAAGTTTCTTGTTCCAAAATGTCAATGGCAAATGCAAAGGTTTAATCACTTTAGCTGATGGATCGGACGTTCCAACCAATTCTGACAAAGATCTTGCATGGTACTTCCCTTGCCATGCATTCAATCAAGATGGTTCGAGCTCTCCAAATGAGACAGTTGGTGCCTATTTTGGGTACGCGTGCCATTTGCAGGCAGATGCTCGCTCATCGTTCTACGGACTCAATAGTGCTGGAGCTGTCTATTTTACCTGGGATGACATCAAGAATTCTTCAAGGAACCTTATGGTTTACTCTGGTAACGTTCTTGACTTAGACCTCCTTAAATGGTTCAACACTACTCAAGTTTCCGTTCCATCCAGGTTTAGCACCCTTTCCGACCATACTTCCGCCGCCAACGCCGCTGTACGCGGTAGAGATGTTACGCACGCCTTCCAATCTTCAGAGGACAGGAAGATTGCTCAATGTCTCGAGCAAATCATTAAAGTTGGAAGTGTTGATACCAAAACCGTTGGATGTATCGCTTCCCAAGTAGTCCTTTACGTCTCGTTGGCATTCATTGTTGCCATTGTTCTAGTTAAGTTCGTCTTAGCTTTGATATTTCAATGGTTCATTGCCTCGAAATACGCTGCATCAAAGACTTCCCAATCATCTGACCCTAAGAAGCGTCAACAACAAATTGAGGAATGGTCCGATGATATCTACCGGGCTCCTCCAAGAATGGCCGGTGATATTGGTAGCTCCGCCGCAGGATCTGGATCTGACAGGACAAGCAAACGAGCCAGTGTGTTCTTGCCAACGACATCTCGTTTCTCAAATCCTTATGCCGCTGCCGATCGATCATCTCGCGTTGGACGCCCTCAGCCTACAACCATGGCAAGTCAAGCCTCAACAGCTCAATTGATTCCTCCAAACCCTATGTTCcgaaatcaaaacaatagCCGAAACAGCCTTTTGCGAACCGACAATGCAAACGATCTCGATGGGGCGGGTCCCACTAGCTTTATTCATGATCTAGTAGTTCCTCAACCACCAAAGGAATGGGAACCATACGGTTTCCCTTTGGCTCATGCAATTCTTCTCGTGACTGCCTACTCTGAAGGTGAACTTGGTATTCGTACGACCCTCGACTCTATCGCTACGACTGATTATCCTAATAGTCACAAAACCATTCTGGTTATTTGTGATGGTATTATTAAGGGTGAAGGTGAACCAAAGGCAACACCAGAAATTGTTCTTGGCATGATGAAAGATTTTGTCACTCCTGTTGATGAAGTTCCTGCGTACTCCTACGTAGCGGTTGAAAGAGGATCAAAGAGACATAACATGGCCAAAGTATACGCTGGATTCTACGATTACGGTGCAGATTCGACTATCAACGTAAACAGACAACTCCGAGTTCCAATGGTGTGTATCGTAAAGTGTGGTACTCCGGATGAGGCCACACACCGCAAACCTGGAAATAGAGGAAAGCGTGACAGTCAAATCATCTTGATGTCTTTCTTGCAGAAAGTCATGTTTGATGAACGTATGACTGAACTCGAgtttgaaatctttaatGGATTCTATCAAATCAGCGGCATCTTTCCGGATATGTATGAGGTTGTTCTTATGGTCGACGCAGATACGAAGGTTTTCCCAGACAGTTTGACACACATGGTATCGGCAATGGTCAAAGATCCTGAAATTATGGGACTTTGCGGAGAGACAAAGATTGCGAACAAACGCGCCAGTTTTACAACCGCGATACAAGTTTTCGAGTACTTCATTTCTCATCACTCCGTCAAATCCTTCGAATCGATTTTCGGTGGTGTAACTTGTCTCCCTGGTTGTTTCTCCATGTATAGAATCAAGGCTCCAAAGGGTGGTAACTATTGGGTACCTATTTTAGCCAATCCTGATGTCGTCGAACATTACTCCGATAACGTAGTAGACACGCTACACAAGAAGAACTTGCTACTTTTGGGAGAGGATCGATACCTCTCAACACTTATGCTTCGAACATTCCCCAAACGTAAACAAGTATTTGTCCCACAAGCTGTTTGCAAGACTCAAGTACCAGACTCTCTTTGGATTCTCATGTCACAAAGACGTAGATGGATCAACAGTACTGTCCACAATTTGATGGAACTGGTTTTGGTTAGAGATCTTTGTGGTACCTTCTGCTTCAGTATGCAATTTGTCGTCTTTATCGATCTCGTCAGTACTCTGGTTCTTCCAGCCGCTATTGCTTTCACAATCTACGTCG TAATAATTTCGATCATTCGTCGCCCTGTCCAAGTCATTCCACTCGTACTTTTAGCATTCATCCTTGGTCTACCAGCAGTTTTGATTGTTGTAACAGCTCATCGTTGGGTCTACATTCtttggatgatgatttatCTTGTCTCATTGCCAATTTGGAATTTCTTGCTCCCAGCATATGCCTTTTGGAAATTCGATGATTTCTCCTGGGGAGATACTCGTAAGACTGCTGGTGAAAAGACTAAGAAGGCGGGTATTGAATACGAGGGAGAATTCGATAGTTCAAAGATTACCATGAAGCGATGGAAGGagtttgaaagagaaagaataataaggAGTAACCCAAGCTGGGTTGACTCAAATACTTCGTTGAACAAAGAGAATCACCGTTGGCAGCAACATCAATATGATGATTACGCTGACAGTTGA